Proteins from a genomic interval of Chryseobacterium indologenes:
- a CDS encoding glutamate--tRNA ligase, translating into MEKVRVRFAPSPTGPLHLGGVRTALYDYLFAKNQEGEFVLRIEDTDTARYVEGAEEYIEEALEWCGIIPDESPKKGGKFAPYRQSERRDIYDRYTEQILKTDYAYLAFDTPEELDAIRAEFEAKGDVFSYDNKTRNRLRNSLALSEEEVQQLLDAKTPYVVRFKMPVDRILNLEDIIRGKFSVNTNTLDDKVLVKNDGMPTYHFANIVDDHEMEISHVIRGEEWLPSLGLHTLLYEAMGWEAPQFAHLSLILKPEGKGKLSKRDGDKFGFPVFPLDFKDPETGIVSKGYRENGYLPDAFINMVALLGWSPADDKEILSLEEMIKEFDLHKVHKAGARFSKEKSEWFNHQYIQMKSDEELLQILKNTDLDLSAASDEKLLKVIHLMKERATFPKDIYENGKFFFEAPTSYDEKASKKAWNDETSAILGELASVFGSTDFVAETLKQTMHDFAENKGLGMGKVMMPLRLSLVGELKGPDVPDILEIIGKEESIARISNAINNFK; encoded by the coding sequence ATGGAGAAAGTAAGAGTACGTTTTGCTCCAAGTCCTACAGGACCTTTACACTTGGGAGGCGTAAGAACCGCATTATATGATTATCTTTTTGCTAAAAATCAAGAGGGTGAATTTGTATTGAGAATTGAAGATACAGATACTGCCAGATATGTAGAAGGTGCTGAAGAATACATTGAGGAAGCTTTAGAATGGTGTGGAATCATCCCTGATGAAAGTCCTAAGAAAGGAGGAAAATTTGCCCCTTACAGACAATCTGAAAGAAGAGACATCTACGACAGATATACAGAACAGATTTTAAAAACAGACTATGCTTACCTGGCTTTTGACACTCCGGAAGAATTGGATGCCATACGTGCCGAATTTGAAGCAAAAGGTGATGTTTTTTCTTATGACAATAAAACCAGAAACCGTTTAAGAAACAGTCTTGCCCTTTCTGAGGAAGAAGTACAGCAATTACTGGACGCAAAAACACCTTATGTGGTAAGGTTTAAAATGCCTGTTGACAGAATATTAAATCTGGAAGACATAATCCGAGGAAAATTTTCTGTCAATACCAATACTTTGGATGATAAAGTTCTGGTAAAAAACGATGGAATGCCAACCTATCATTTCGCCAACATCGTTGATGACCACGAAATGGAAATTTCTCACGTGATCCGTGGTGAAGAATGGTTGCCTTCTCTGGGACTACACACTTTATTATATGAAGCCATGGGCTGGGAAGCTCCGCAGTTTGCTCACCTTTCTTTGATTTTAAAACCTGAAGGAAAAGGTAAATTAAGTAAAAGAGACGGAGATAAATTCGGGTTCCCGGTATTCCCGCTTGATTTCAAAGATCCTGAGACAGGAATTGTTTCAAAAGGATACAGAGAAAACGGATATCTTCCTGATGCATTCATTAATATGGTTGCGTTATTGGGATGGTCTCCGGCTGATGATAAAGAAATCCTTTCTTTAGAAGAGATGATTAAAGAATTTGATCTTCATAAGGTACACAAGGCAGGTGCAAGATTCAGCAAAGAAAAATCCGAATGGTTTAATCACCAGTATATCCAAATGAAGTCTGATGAAGAGCTTCTTCAGATTCTTAAAAATACAGATTTAGACCTTTCTGCAGCTTCTGATGAAAAGCTTTTAAAAGTAATTCATCTGATGAAAGAAAGAGCTACTTTCCCGAAAGATATTTACGAAAACGGAAAATTTTTCTTCGAAGCTCCCACATCTTATGATGAAAAAGCATCGAAAAAAGCGTGGAATGATGAAACTTCTGCCATTTTAGGAGAACTGGCTTCAGTATTCGGTTCTACAGATTTTGTTGCGGAGACGCTAAAACAAACAATGCATGATTTTGCCGAAAATAAAGGGCTGGGAATGGGTAAAGTAATGATGCCGCTTCGTTTATCTTTGGTAGGAGAACTGAAAGGACCTGACGTTCCTGATATCCTGGAAATCATTGGAAAAGAGGAAAGTATCGCCAGAATAAGCAATGCTATAAATAATTTTAAATAG
- a CDS encoding acetyl-CoA carboxylase carboxyltransferase subunit alpha, whose amino-acid sequence MEYLSFELPIKELMDQYQTCSLVGEESGVDVKLACSQIEDKILEKKKEIYGNLTPWQRVQLSRHPDRPYTLDYINGMADKGSFLELHGDRNFADDPAMIGGLITLDGQRVMIIGTQKGRTTKERQYRRFGMPNPEGYRKALRLMKLAEKFNIPVVTLVDTPGAYPGLEAEERGQGEAIARNIFEMVQLKTPIFTYIIGEGASGGALGIGVGNKVYMLENTWYTVIAPESCSSILWRNWDHKEDAANALNLTPQDALREKFIDGIIEEPLGGAQYDQETTYLNLKNSILQNIKAFSKFSGQELETQRQDKFIAMGQFKG is encoded by the coding sequence ATGGAATATTTAAGTTTCGAACTTCCTATCAAAGAATTGATGGATCAATACCAGACCTGTTCTTTAGTAGGAGAAGAAAGTGGTGTTGATGTAAAATTAGCATGCAGCCAGATTGAGGATAAGATTTTAGAGAAGAAAAAAGAAATCTACGGAAATCTTACACCTTGGCAAAGAGTACAACTGTCTCGTCACCCGGATCGTCCCTATACATTGGACTATATCAACGGAATGGCAGACAAAGGCAGTTTCTTAGAACTTCATGGAGACAGAAATTTCGCTGATGACCCGGCAATGATTGGAGGATTGATTACCCTGGATGGCCAACGAGTAATGATCATAGGGACTCAAAAAGGAAGAACAACCAAAGAAAGACAGTACAGAAGATTTGGAATGCCAAATCCTGAAGGATACAGAAAAGCTTTAAGATTGATGAAGCTTGCTGAGAAATTCAATATTCCTGTAGTAACTTTAGTAGATACACCGGGGGCTTATCCTGGATTGGAAGCTGAAGAAAGAGGGCAAGGAGAAGCTATTGCAAGAAACATTTTTGAAATGGTTCAGCTTAAAACTCCGATCTTCACTTATATTATTGGTGAAGGAGCCAGTGGTGGAGCATTAGGAATCGGTGTCGGAAACAAAGTATATATGTTGGAAAACACCTGGTATACTGTAATTGCACCGGAAAGCTGCTCTTCTATCTTATGGAGAAACTGGGATCATAAAGAAGATGCAGCCAATGCATTAAACCTTACTCCACAGGACGCTTTAAGAGAAAAGTTTATCGACGGAATCATTGAAGAACCGCTTGGTGGTGCTCAATATGACCAGGAGACTACTTATTTGAATTTAAAAAACTCTATTCTACAGAATATCAAAGCTTTTTCCAAATTCTCAGGACAGGAGCTTGAAACCCAAAGACAAGACAAGTTCATTGCAATGGGTCAGTTTAAAGGATAA
- a CDS encoding elongation factor Ts, with amino-acid sequence MSYTPVAADVAKLRNQTGAGMMDCKKALVEAEGDFEKAVDILRKKGQKVAANRADRESAEGAVIARVNEDNTLGVVISLNCETDFVAKNEAFIELAYEIAEMAIFAATKEELLATDFHGVTVAEKLVEQTGVIGEKIEIGSFERIQGDYLGAYIHAGNKIAAISSLSAKVDGADEAAKAVSMQVAAMNPIALDETRVSQETIDKELEIERHKLTEEGKPANIIDNILKGKMQRFYKDNTLVHQDFIKDGSISVADYVKSVNPDLKVTGFVRVSLA; translated from the coding sequence ATGTCTTATACACCAGTTGCTGCAGACGTAGCTAAATTAAGAAACCAAACAGGTGCAGGTATGATGGACTGCAAGAAAGCTCTAGTTGAAGCTGAAGGAGACTTCGAAAAAGCGGTAGATATCCTTAGAAAAAAAGGACAAAAAGTTGCTGCTAACAGAGCTGACAGAGAATCTGCTGAAGGTGCAGTGATCGCTAGAGTAAACGAAGACAACACTTTAGGTGTAGTAATCTCTCTAAACTGTGAAACTGACTTCGTTGCTAAAAATGAAGCTTTCATTGAACTAGCTTACGAAATCGCTGAAATGGCAATTTTTGCTGCAACTAAGGAAGAACTTTTAGCTACAGATTTCCACGGAGTTACTGTTGCTGAAAAATTAGTTGAGCAAACAGGTGTTATTGGTGAGAAAATTGAAATCGGATCTTTCGAAAGAATCCAGGGAGATTACCTAGGAGCTTACATCCACGCTGGAAACAAAATCGCTGCTATCTCTTCTCTTTCTGCGAAAGTAGACGGAGCTGACGAAGCTGCTAAAGCTGTTTCTATGCAGGTTGCTGCTATGAATCCTATCGCTTTGGATGAAACAAGAGTTTCTCAGGAGACTATCGATAAAGAATTAGAGATCGAAAGACACAAACTTACTGAAGAAGGTAAGCCTGCAAACATTATCGATAACATTCTTAAAGGTAAAATGCAGAGATTCTACAAAGACAACACATTGGTACACCAGGACTTCATTAAGGACGGAAGTATCTCAGTTGCTGATTACGTAAAATCTGTAAATCCAGATTTAAAAGTAACAGGATTTGTAAGAGTAAGCCTAGCTTAA
- a CDS encoding gliding motility-associated C-terminal domain-containing protein, with the protein MKRFLLSLVLVFLTINTLFAQRDTEHWIAPYYDSYGGYVNMLYLSTDSITPFDVTVYNNNAVVTTVTISKGNPQTYKLNNSQISTGTASEAFVVGTKGLYLKATKPFYCSLRLAQDIHGEIITSKGRAGIGKTFFVAASPNKNLTSIHNFTAGVLATEDNTTVTVSWNTPPVTNPVTPPVSFINGSPTGNTHTFTLQKGQSFILAGSGAQEGNREGFIGAKVVADKPVTLTNGSCNANFSFINFATGSDPVLDQSVPVDKLGNTFAMVKTRSTVPSLNMEGGLIIATEDNTEVYINGATTPIATLNAGKFYRIDETNYATQTTPGGTHSNMFISTTKNVYLYQFIGVGASDATNGFNYIPPLNCFLPRKIDEIGKINEMPLGSGGASITKSDLVVKLNILTEAGATVLVNNNPPLPSEGPFPLTGNTNWVTYGIPSVTGNITITSTKAVTAGINGGYSSAGYGGYFAGFSSIPFISKKTGECVPGIVLELDDGYETYQWFRNGTAVAGATANTYTPSQSGNYTVKITMGTCPPVTTPIYKVQTCLKLTTQAINACSAKVITPAFTSSTQSPVTSTLQILTPPTKGTAVINPNGTITYTPNPGYLGPDTIVYKFCGDNAEFTDCEQITLNLTVVPFIVKDATITACWYDVAPYAYFDLTKAKVSDYDPVTKKYYRTLADLNAGINEITTPDNFPSTGGTVYVKITTAEGCTANAKITLVPIPIKKSPVLIDQYICMDARTDLDAGPGYDSYQWSTGATTSGIRNVGVGEYSVILGKNGCFLTQIVKVKKADDPVIQSIEINNNNATVTATGGKPPYKYAVDGTANWQDSNTFTGLTRGQHTFYIKDAYNCTPVAVEITVPNLLNAITPNGDNINDFIDYSELAYKENLTFSIYDRYGNTIFTGNKFNNFKWDGKHFDKKIVTGTYWYHITWNESNKNKTPIKYTGWILVKNRE; encoded by the coding sequence ATGAAAAGATTTCTACTCAGTTTAGTATTAGTTTTCTTGACAATTAATACGCTCTTTGCCCAAAGGGATACTGAACACTGGATTGCCCCCTACTATGACAGCTATGGAGGCTATGTTAATATGCTCTATCTTTCCACTGATTCAATCACTCCTTTTGATGTCACTGTATACAACAATAATGCGGTTGTTACCACCGTAACAATCAGCAAGGGCAACCCTCAAACTTATAAACTCAACAATAGTCAGATTTCTACAGGAACAGCCAGTGAGGCATTTGTTGTAGGAACAAAAGGACTTTATTTAAAAGCCACTAAACCCTTTTATTGCAGTTTAAGACTTGCCCAGGATATTCATGGGGAAATCATTACCAGTAAAGGAAGAGCGGGAATAGGAAAAACATTTTTTGTAGCAGCAAGCCCCAATAAAAATTTAACCAGTATCCATAATTTTACAGCGGGAGTTCTCGCTACTGAAGACAATACCACCGTCACTGTTTCCTGGAATACTCCTCCCGTTACGAATCCTGTTACACCTCCGGTATCTTTTATCAATGGTTCGCCTACCGGTAATACCCATACCTTTACATTACAAAAGGGACAGTCTTTTATTCTCGCAGGATCAGGTGCCCAGGAGGGAAACCGCGAAGGTTTTATTGGTGCAAAAGTAGTTGCTGATAAACCGGTAACACTTACCAACGGAAGCTGTAATGCAAATTTTTCTTTTATTAACTTTGCAACCGGAAGTGATCCCGTTCTTGACCAGTCTGTACCTGTAGACAAACTTGGAAATACATTTGCTATGGTAAAAACAAGATCGACCGTTCCTTCGCTGAACATGGAAGGCGGACTTATCATAGCCACAGAAGACAATACCGAGGTATATATCAATGGAGCAACAACTCCGATTGCCACGTTAAATGCAGGAAAATTCTACAGAATTGACGAAACCAACTATGCTACTCAAACTACGCCTGGCGGTACGCACTCCAATATGTTTATCTCTACCACCAAAAATGTTTATCTGTATCAGTTTATAGGAGTAGGAGCAAGTGATGCTACTAACGGATTCAATTACATCCCACCGTTAAACTGCTTCCTGCCGAGAAAAATTGATGAGATCGGAAAGATCAATGAAATGCCCCTTGGTTCCGGAGGAGCCAGCATAACAAAAAGTGACTTAGTTGTAAAATTAAATATATTAACAGAAGCCGGAGCCACCGTTCTTGTTAACAACAATCCACCTCTTCCGTCAGAAGGACCTTTTCCACTGACCGGAAATACCAATTGGGTGACTTATGGTATTCCGAGTGTTACCGGAAATATCACCATCACTTCTACAAAGGCAGTAACTGCAGGTATTAACGGAGGATACAGCTCCGCAGGCTATGGGGGCTATTTTGCAGGATTTTCTTCGATCCCTTTCATTTCGAAAAAAACAGGTGAATGTGTTCCCGGAATCGTCCTGGAATTGGATGACGGATATGAGACCTACCAATGGTTCCGTAACGGTACTGCTGTAGCAGGGGCTACCGCAAATACATATACTCCTAGCCAATCCGGAAACTATACGGTAAAAATAACTATGGGAACATGTCCTCCGGTGACAACACCGATTTACAAAGTACAGACATGTTTAAAGCTTACCACACAGGCAATCAATGCATGTTCGGCAAAGGTGATTACACCGGCATTTACTTCCTCAACCCAATCGCCGGTTACCAGCACGTTACAAATCCTTACACCTCCTACCAAAGGAACGGCAGTAATAAACCCGAACGGTACAATAACATACACTCCTAATCCCGGATATTTAGGACCGGATACTATTGTGTATAAATTCTGCGGAGATAATGCGGAATTTACAGACTGCGAACAAATAACGTTAAACCTTACGGTAGTACCGTTTATAGTAAAGGATGCTACAATAACGGCTTGTTGGTATGATGTAGCCCCTTATGCTTATTTTGATCTGACCAAAGCGAAAGTAAGTGATTATGATCCGGTAACAAAAAAATATTACCGTACATTGGCTGATCTTAATGCCGGTATAAACGAGATAACAACTCCTGACAACTTTCCGTCTACAGGAGGAACAGTATATGTAAAAATAACTACAGCCGAAGGATGTACAGCGAATGCTAAAATCACCCTAGTTCCGATCCCTATCAAAAAATCCCCGGTTCTCATAGATCAGTATATCTGTATGGATGCCAGAACAGATCTTGATGCAGGCCCCGGATATGACTCGTACCAGTGGAGTACCGGAGCGACTACATCGGGAATCAGAAATGTAGGAGTAGGTGAATATTCTGTAATACTTGGTAAAAACGGATGTTTCCTGACACAGATTGTAAAAGTGAAAAAAGCAGATGATCCCGTAATTCAAAGTATTGAAATTAATAACAACAACGCAACCGTGACAGCGACCGGCGGCAAGCCTCCTTATAAATATGCTGTTGACGGAACTGCTAACTGGCAGGACTCCAACACATTTACCGGGTTAACCAGAGGTCAGCATACATTCTATATCAAGGATGCGTATAACTGTACTCCCGTTGCAGTAGAAATTACTGTTCCTAATCTATTGAATGCCATCACTCCTAACGGGGATAATATAAATGATTTTATTGATTACAGTGAATTGGCATATAAAGAAAACCTTACATTCTCTATATACGACCGATACGGCAATACCATTTTCACAGGAAATAAATTCAATAACTTCAAATGGGACGGAAAACATTTTGACAAAAAGATTGTTACAGGAACTTATTGGTACCATATTACCTGGAATGAGTCCAATAAAAATAAAACTCCTATCAAGTATACCGGATGGATTCTCGTAAAAAACAGAGAATAA
- a CDS encoding gliding motility-associated C-terminal domain-containing protein: MKKILSVILLLFAAINMLFAQRDTEHWFAPMAARSGKVVTPKQALYFSTDSVTPFDVEIYSNNALLGTVTISKGSPQTFDIPINRMVASTNSELFTPGNKGLYTKGTKPYFVTYRFSVSQHGEILTSKGKAGIGTKFYAVTAPIEELNSEYNFTTGILATEDNTTVTVSDYSPNIIFTNGWTGATNPTLTFTLNKGQSYIIEGMGDKTLNKEAFIGAKIEADKPISVTNGNFNGQFAMAAGGFYDGSDIIMDQSVPVDRLGNEFVVVKGNGNISKYMEDALIVATEGGTQVYINNGTTPVATLAEGESYRVNKVNNTNYINQGNNHYNMYIRTTKNVYVYQLMAGVSTSNATLGFNYIPPLNCYLPRKIDEIGKIKDLPYQGTLSGHIVKLNILTEAGAAVTINGVAPPAAQGPYPVLGTANWVSYSVPDITGNVTITSTKAVTAGISGGSGVVGYGGYFAGFSSIPVIAKQNGECIPGITLEVGDSFDSYQWYRDNTPIPGATANSYVPTQSGNYTVKITVGTCPPVVTPVYKVYTCLKKTTINDTVCDGVKQFVPTFSNSTQTVVPGTVTIVTPPANGNAVIDPATGVISYAPAFNYFGPDTFVYRFCGNNPDFTDCEEVTMKLTISESPIVNDALIRTCFLEANPATGLFNLANASVTTATGITKKYYPSLADAHAGTNEILNATNYISPNGVVYIKVINANGCYRVATVTLAVLPPVKSDILVDKIICMEEKTTLDAGPGFKSYEWSTGATTQVIKNVGVGTYWVKLKTGECITTQTVKVYASEQPVISNIDISTNTITVYAIGGTPPYKYSIDNITWQDSNVFTNMARGEISVYVKDDYNCTPIKVDVTIPDLINVITPNEDGVNDSIDYSLLAGKNNLVFNIFDRYGAKIFQADKSNGYKWNGTSGGSKKVPTGNYWYEIGWNEPNGRQTAIKYTGWILVKNRE; the protein is encoded by the coding sequence ATGAAAAAAATTCTATCAGTTATTCTGTTATTATTTGCGGCAATCAATATGTTGTTTGCACAAAGGGATACAGAACATTGGTTTGCTCCCATGGCAGCCAGATCGGGGAAGGTGGTCACCCCAAAGCAGGCTCTGTATTTTTCTACAGACTCTGTCACACCTTTTGATGTGGAGATTTACAGCAATAATGCCCTGCTGGGAACCGTGACCATCAGCAAGGGCTCACCACAAACATTTGACATTCCTATAAACAGAATGGTTGCCAGCACCAATAGTGAACTTTTCACTCCGGGAAATAAAGGATTATATACCAAAGGAACAAAACCCTATTTTGTAACCTACAGATTCTCGGTAAGTCAACACGGAGAAATATTAACATCTAAAGGGAAAGCAGGTATTGGTACAAAATTCTATGCAGTTACAGCTCCTATTGAAGAGCTCAACAGTGAATACAACTTTACGACCGGAATACTGGCCACAGAAGATAACACTACAGTGACGGTATCCGATTACTCTCCCAATATTATCTTTACAAACGGATGGACAGGAGCTACAAACCCAACCCTTACCTTTACTTTAAACAAAGGACAATCTTATATTATTGAAGGTATGGGCGATAAAACGCTCAACAAAGAAGCTTTTATAGGAGCAAAGATAGAAGCTGACAAACCCATATCTGTTACCAATGGAAACTTTAACGGTCAGTTTGCTATGGCTGCCGGAGGATTTTATGATGGTTCCGATATTATTATGGACCAATCTGTACCTGTAGACCGTTTAGGAAATGAATTTGTTGTAGTGAAAGGGAACGGGAATATTTCCAAATATATGGAAGACGCCTTAATTGTTGCAACAGAAGGGGGCACCCAGGTATACATCAACAACGGAACTACACCAGTAGCCACACTGGCTGAGGGCGAAAGCTATAGAGTTAATAAAGTAAACAACACCAACTATATCAACCAGGGAAATAATCACTACAACATGTACATAAGAACCACAAAAAATGTATATGTGTACCAGCTGATGGCAGGAGTTTCTACCAGTAATGCCACATTAGGATTTAACTACATTCCGCCATTGAACTGTTATTTACCAAGAAAAATTGATGAAATAGGAAAAATTAAAGATCTTCCTTATCAGGGAACTCTTTCCGGACATATTGTAAAATTAAACATCCTTACAGAAGCAGGGGCTGCAGTTACCATAAACGGTGTTGCTCCACCGGCAGCACAAGGTCCGTATCCGGTACTGGGAACAGCTAACTGGGTTTCTTATTCCGTTCCTGATATTACAGGAAATGTTACCATAACCTCCACAAAAGCTGTTACCGCAGGTATTTCCGGAGGAAGTGGTGTGGTTGGTTACGGAGGATATTTCGCTGGGTTCTCTTCCATTCCCGTTATTGCAAAACAGAACGGAGAATGTATCCCGGGAATCACTCTTGAAGTAGGTGACAGTTTTGACTCGTACCAATGGTATCGGGACAATACCCCGATCCCAGGAGCAACAGCCAACTCATACGTTCCGACACAATCAGGGAATTATACCGTAAAAATTACGGTGGGAACCTGTCCGCCGGTAGTGACTCCGGTATATAAAGTATACACCTGTCTTAAGAAAACAACCATCAACGATACAGTATGTGACGGGGTAAAACAATTTGTGCCTACATTCTCAAATTCTACCCAAACAGTAGTTCCCGGAACAGTTACAATCGTGACCCCTCCAGCCAATGGTAATGCAGTTATTGATCCTGCAACAGGAGTCATCAGCTATGCTCCGGCTTTTAATTATTTTGGTCCGGACACTTTCGTCTACAGGTTCTGTGGAAACAACCCCGACTTTACGGATTGCGAAGAGGTTACCATGAAATTAACGATATCCGAAAGCCCTATAGTAAACGATGCTTTAATAAGAACCTGCTTCTTAGAAGCAAATCCTGCAACCGGATTATTTAACCTTGCCAATGCAAGTGTGACAACAGCTACCGGTATTACGAAAAAATACTACCCGTCTCTTGCAGATGCCCATGCCGGTACTAATGAAATTTTAAATGCTACTAATTATATCTCTCCGAATGGCGTTGTTTACATAAAGGTAATCAATGCTAATGGCTGCTACAGGGTTGCAACAGTTACTTTAGCGGTACTTCCTCCGGTAAAATCTGATATTTTGGTTGACAAAATCATCTGTATGGAAGAGAAGACCACTCTGGACGCCGGACCAGGATTTAAAAGCTATGAATGGAGCACCGGAGCAACCACACAAGTGATTAAAAATGTAGGAGTAGGAACTTATTGGGTAAAGCTTAAAACCGGTGAATGTATTACCACCCAAACAGTGAAAGTATATGCTTCGGAACAGCCTGTCATCTCTAATATTGACATATCCACCAACACAATAACCGTTTATGCAATAGGTGGTACTCCACCATATAAATACTCTATTGACAATATAACCTGGCAGGACTCCAATGTATTTACAAATATGGCCAGGGGTGAAATAAGCGTCTATGTAAAAGATGACTACAACTGTACTCCGATAAAGGTAGATGTCACAATTCCAGATCTTATTAATGTAATTACCCCTAATGAAGACGGAGTGAATGATTCGATAGATTATTCTTTACTGGCCGGTAAAAACAATCTTGTCTTTAATATTTTTGACAGATATGGAGCCAAAATCTTCCAGGCTGATAAGTCTAACGGGTACAAATGGAACGGAACTTCAGGCGGAAGCAAAAAGGTTCCTACCGGAAATTACTGGTATGAAATAGGATGGAACGAGCCTAACGGCAGACAGACTGCCATTAAATACACAGGTTGGATTCTGGTGAAAAACAGAGAATAA